The following are encoded in a window of Etheostoma cragini isolate CJK2018 chromosome 7, CSU_Ecrag_1.0, whole genome shotgun sequence genomic DNA:
- the lrrc23 gene encoding leucine-rich repeat-containing protein 23 isoform X1 codes for MSDMDEDAVLSDGTLDGEEETPQGPGEDEKVQVCHLTQETISQGLSLLCRTGNGLGHAFVKVDLKDKGLDDITAISGYTHLRFLDLSNNHLVDLAPLASLTQLLWLKVDNNAVSCFKGQPFAQLTFLQWLSMAVNWLKDLDGLVGPALESLNLTGNGIQRVNGLQCGCFANLVTLELRGNHLETTDGINFPNLRRLYLAQNVIKDLKGLERLERLTTLHLRDNQLDSLDGLSPNMKCLQYLNVRGNLILDESALQCLGLVSKTLRALVVSENPLVETTDYRLSALILLPQLERLDKELVSPEERAEARERIKELKEEDIS; via the exons ATGTCTGACATGGATGAAGATGCAGTGTTGTCCGATGGAACGTTAGACGGAGAGGAAGAAACTCCTCAAGGACCTGGAGAGGACGAGAAG GTACAGGTTTGCCATTTGACCCAAGAAACCATAAGTCAGGGGCTCTCATTGCTGTGCCGAACAGGAAATGGTCTTGGACATGCATTTGTCAAAGTGGACCTAAAAGACAA AGGACTGGATGACATTACCGCAATCAGCGGTTACACACACCTCCGTTTTCTGGACTTATCCAACAACCACCTTGTTGATCTTGCTCCTCTGGCATCTCTGACTCAACTTCTCTGGCTGAAG GTTGACAATAATGCTGTGTCGTGCTTCAAAGGGCAACCTTTTGCTCAGTTGACCTTCTTGCAGTGGCTGAGTATGGCAGTGAACTGGCTAAAAGACCTGGATGGCCTGGTTGGGCCTGCCTTGGAGAGCCTCAATCTTACAG GAAATGGTATTCAGAGAGTGAACGGCCTTCAGTGTGGCTGTTTTGCCAACCTGGTAACTCTAGAGCTGAGGGGAAACCACTTGGAAACCACTGATGGTATCAACTTTCCCAACCTGCGACGATTATATCTG GCCCAAAATGTTATCAAGGATTTGAAAGGTTTAGAAAGGCTAGAGCGCCTCACCACTCTTCATCTTCGAGACAACCAGCTAGATTCTCTGGATGGCCTCAGCCCCAACATGAAGTGTCTCCAATACCTCAATGTCAG AGGCAATTTAATTTTAGATGAGAGTGCCTTGCAATGCCTTGGGCTTGTGTCAAAAACTCTGCGGGCTTTGGTTGTTTCTGAGAATCCTCTCGTGGAAACGACAGACTACCGGCTGAGTGCACTGATTCTTCTGCCCCAGCTGGAGCGGCTTGACAAAGAGCTGGTCTCCCCAGAGGAGAGGGCTGAGGCCCGGGAGAGAATCAAG GAACTTAAAGAAGAGGACATTTCCTGA
- the lrrc23 gene encoding leucine-rich repeat-containing protein 23 isoform X2 has product MSDMDEDAVLSDGTLDGEEETPQGPGEDEKVQVCHLTQETISQGLSLLCRTGNGLGHAFVKVDLKDKGLDDITAISGYTHLRFLDLSNNHLVDLAPLASLTQLLWLKVDNNAVSCFKGQPFAQLTFLQWLSMAVNWLKDLDGLVGPALESLNLTGNGIQRVNGLQCGCFANLVTLELRGNHLETTDGINFPNLRRLYLAQNVIKDLKGLERLERLTTLHLRDNQLDSLDGLSPNMKCLQYLNVSWSGLTKSWSPQRRGLRPGRESRNLKKRTFPEPQ; this is encoded by the exons ATGTCTGACATGGATGAAGATGCAGTGTTGTCCGATGGAACGTTAGACGGAGAGGAAGAAACTCCTCAAGGACCTGGAGAGGACGAGAAG GTACAGGTTTGCCATTTGACCCAAGAAACCATAAGTCAGGGGCTCTCATTGCTGTGCCGAACAGGAAATGGTCTTGGACATGCATTTGTCAAAGTGGACCTAAAAGACAA AGGACTGGATGACATTACCGCAATCAGCGGTTACACACACCTCCGTTTTCTGGACTTATCCAACAACCACCTTGTTGATCTTGCTCCTCTGGCATCTCTGACTCAACTTCTCTGGCTGAAG GTTGACAATAATGCTGTGTCGTGCTTCAAAGGGCAACCTTTTGCTCAGTTGACCTTCTTGCAGTGGCTGAGTATGGCAGTGAACTGGCTAAAAGACCTGGATGGCCTGGTTGGGCCTGCCTTGGAGAGCCTCAATCTTACAG GAAATGGTATTCAGAGAGTGAACGGCCTTCAGTGTGGCTGTTTTGCCAACCTGGTAACTCTAGAGCTGAGGGGAAACCACTTGGAAACCACTGATGGTATCAACTTTCCCAACCTGCGACGATTATATCTG GCCCAAAATGTTATCAAGGATTTGAAAGGTTTAGAAAGGCTAGAGCGCCTCACCACTCTTCATCTTCGAGACAACCAGCTAGATTCTCTGGATGGCCTCAGCCCCAACATGAAGTGTCTCCAATACCTCAATGTCAG CTGGAGCGGCTTGACAAAGAGCTGGTCTCCCCAGAGGAGAGGGCTGAGGCCCGGGAGAGAATCAAG GAACTTAAAGAAGAGGACATTTCCTGAGCCACAATAA
- the rbm10 gene encoding RNA-binding protein 10, with the protein MDYERRGGRGDRTGRYGNTHKDHNFRDMDYRGYGQEDEEAGTEYDVRAEEDRPYGCEGQTLGIRDFLPGRLQDRPGFHLRGDGQGDIGREGEGLLWPPCSQSQPDLALPKLQREEDGSRFEQLLTGLQERGRGKGGRGFPENSAPHSGGRDGNWDRGGAHSEQMEYNTVRQREEDRFSRAAVKRRAFTVGTEEHSCGNAGPDLSLEELDQRDQDYRADLDHNQRPSSIIMLRMLPPNATANEIRAQLQEQGIQPREVRLMRNKSSGQSRGFAFVEFNVIQEATRWMETNQGVLLILGQRVSMHFSDPKPRANEDWLCNKCGVQNFKRREKCFKCSVPKSEAELKLPQLQRDLPIGLQKEGAQGLLPLPAPYHSSVPTINPGQATPQADVANDTLILRNLGPHTPVETILSALAPFATLSPSNVRLIKDKHTHLNRGFAFLQLSTIVEASQLLQILQALQPALSIDGKAIVVEFAKGSKRDVFLTDGSRVSAATVASTAIAAAQWAVTQTAQNGSGGGQNTDTAVYQQGAAVTYNHEGNEYSGLDGTMFKTQADARVSALPGAGKALMGSYTGAEAVTSGSAVVHPLSHTQTALFTTATTAPVTQVEIVGKPQPAAPSQPATPGTEHELQQYPVPDVSTYQYDESSGYYYDPLTGLYYDPNSQYYYNPHTQQYMYWDGEKHTYIPAAAGQSNSEGSPTSIGAVPTDSPFATLGIKEKKDKPKNKTAQQIAKDMERWAKSLNRHKENMRSVSSSPVVGSTSLPPGYTRAPGHSRLDDRRESASADAGYAVLEKKGALSERPQIFLDQIRQSTERSPPPPQGLVPAYSGESDSEEEGGDKEEKEGRMTDWVKLACLLCRRQFPSKEALIRHQQLSELHKQNLEQRRVQQESAGKERLVDGPEPPDSKRRKFSPIDGITGTSLGARMLQGGVKKGLLLRNMQVE; encoded by the exons ATGGACTATGAGCGGAG AGGTGGGCGAGGTGACCGAACGGGTCGCTATGGCAACACCCACAAGGATCACAACTTTCGTGACATGGACTATAGAGGCTACGGTCAAGAGGATGAGGAGGCAGGAACGGAATATGATGTCAGAGCAGAAGAGGACAGGCCATACGGCTGTGAAGGGCAAACTCTGGGTATCCGTGACTTCTTACCAGGTCGTCTCCAAGACCGCCCAGGGTTTCACCTGAGAGGAGATGGGCAAGGGGACATTGGGCGTGAGGGGGAAGGGCTCCTGTGGCCCCCGTGCTCTCAGTCACAGCCTGATCTAGCCCTTCCCAAGCTCCAGAGAGAGGAGGACGGATCCAGGTTTGAGCAGTTATTGACTGGCCTGCAGGAAAGAGGTCGGGGGAAAGGTGGAAGAGGCTTTCCTGAGAACAGTGCTCCTCATTCAGGGGGTAGGGATGGCAACTGGGATCGTGGTGGGGCCCATTCAGAACAGATGGAATACAACACAgtaagacagagagaagaggacagGTTCTCTCGTGCGGCGGTGAAGAGGAGG GCTTTTACAGTGGGGACAGAGGAGCATAGCTGTGGGAATGCTGGTCCAGACCTGTCCCTTGAGGAGTTGGATCAAAGGGACCAGGACTACCGTGCAGATCTAGACCACAACCAGAGGCCAAGCAGCATCATTATGCTTCGCATGTTGCCACCCAATGCCACCGCCAATGAG ATCCGGGCACAACTTCAGGAGCAGGGGATCCAGCCAAGAGAGGTTCGCCTCATGAGAAACAAATCCTCAG GTCAGAGCCGAGGATTCGCCTTCGTCGAGTTTAATGTCATACAGGAGGCCACCCGCTGGATGGAGACCAACCAG ggagTGCTGTTGATTCTGGGACAAAGAGTGTCGATGCACTTCAGTGACCCAAAACCGCGTGCCAATGAGGACTGGCTCTGCAACAAg TGTGGTGTGCAAAACtttaaaaggagagagaagtgCTTCAAATGCAGTGTGCCTAAATCAG AAGCTGAGCTGAAGTTGCCTCAGTTGCAAAGGGATTTACCCATTGGTCTTCAAAAGGAGGGGGCCCAAGGCTTATTGCCCTTGCCAGCACCCTACCACTCTTCTGTTCCTACTATCAACCCAGGACAGGCTACACCGCAGGCAGATGTTGCCAATGACA CTCTGATACTAAGAAACCTTGGCCCACATACTCCCGTGGAAACCATCTTATCTGCTTTGGCTCCATTTGCCACTCTCTCCCCTTCCAACGTTCGCCTAATCAAGGACAAGCACACACATCTCAACAGGGGCTTTGCCTTTCTACAGCTCTCTACAATAGTG GAGGCATCTCAGCTGCTCCAGATCTTACAGGCTCTCCAGCCAGCTCTCTCTATTGATGGGAAGGCAATTGTGGTGGAGTTCGCCAAAGGCTCCAAACG TGATGTGTTTCTGACGGATGGCAGCAGAGTGAGTGCTGCTACAGTGGCCAGCACAGCTATAGCTGCTGCACAGTGGGCTGTCACGCAG ACCGCTCAGAATGGGTCAGGTGGAGGCCAGAATACAGATACAGCAGTGTATCAACAGGGGGCAGCAGTAACATACAATCATGAAGGAAATGAATACTCTGGGCTCGATGGCACAATGTTCAAGACCCAGGCAGATGCCAGGGTATCTGCTTTACCTGGTGCAGGAAAAGCCCTGATGGGGTCATACACAGGAG CTGAGGCAGTGACATCTGGATCAGCAGTCGTTCATCCTCTTAGTCATACACAGACTGCACTCTTCACCACAGCTACCACCGCACCAGTTACACAG GTTGAGATAGTGGGAAAGCCACAACCAGCTGCTCCCAGCCAACCTGCCACCCCAGGCACTGAACACGAGCTTCAGCAATACC CTGTGCCAGATGTTTCGACATACCAGTATGACGAAAGCTCTGGCTACTATTACGACCCGCTCACAGGCCTCTACTATGACCCTAACTCCCAG TACTATTACAACCCTCACACTCAGCAGTACATGTACTGGGATGGAGAGAAGCACACTTACATCCCTGCTGCTGCCGGCCAGTCAAATTCAGAGGGTTCTCCAACGAGCATTGGTGCGGTCCCTACAGACTCACCATTTGCTACCCTTGGCattaaagagaagaaagacaaaccCAAGAATAAAACTGCTCAACAG ATTGCCAAAGATATGGAGCGCTGGGCTAAGAGTCTCAACCGACACAAGGAGAACATGCGCTCTGTCTCCTCTTCCCCTGTCGTTGGCTCCACATCACTACCGCCTGGTTACACTAGGGCACCTGGCCACAGTCGTCTAGATGACCGTCGAGAATCTGCTAGTGCTGATGCAGGCTATGCTGTTCTGGAGAAGAAG GGTGCGCTGTCTGAACGCCCTCAGATTTTTCTGGACCAGATCCGACAAAGTACAGAA CgctcccctcctcctccgcaGGGTCTGGTCCCAGCCTACAGTGGAGAATCTGACAGCGAAGAAGAAGGAGGTGAcaaagaggagaaggaagggaGAATGACAGACTGGGTTAAACTGGCCTGTCTGCTGTGTAGGAGGCAGTTTCCTAGCAAGGAGGCGCTCATCAGGCACCAACAGCTCTCTGAGCTACATAAG CAAAATTTGGAGCAGAGAAGAGTTCAACAGGAATCTGCAGGCAAAGAG AGACTTGTAGATGGACCTGAACCGCCTGATTCTAAGAGGAGGAAGTTTAGCCCCAT TGACGGGATCACAGGCACTAGTCTTGGCGCCAGGATGCTGCAGGGAGGAGTTAAAAAAGGGCTTCTATTGCGCAATATGCAAGTGGAGTGA